The following are encoded in a window of Bacillota bacterium genomic DNA:
- a CDS encoding PspC domain-containing protein — protein sequence MKRLYRSRTERKLGGVAGGLAQYFSIDPSLVRLLWVIVGLWAGFGLLAYIIAWIIIPEEPEWDTVDVD from the coding sequence ATGAAGCGACTATATCGCTCCCGTACGGAGCGTAAGTTGGGTGGTGTGGCCGGGGGCCTGGCCCAATACTTCTCCATTGACCCCAGTTTGGTGAGACTTTTGTGGGTGATTGTTGGTTTGTGGGCGGGGTTTGGTCTGTTGGCATACATCATCGCCTGGATCATTATCCCCGAAGAGCCCGAGTGGGATACCGTTGATGTGGATTGA
- a CDS encoding PspC domain-containing protein: MGKRLYRSRRDRMIGGVAGGLAEYFGVDPVIMRLIWLVLLFTGIGFFAYIAALIIIPEASDEEPFSGEPGHSHPGDAGTAKQLLGILLIALGVIFLVRNMIPSYIFIQVRRFFWPTLLIVCGVALIWNGTRKE; the protein is encoded by the coding sequence ATGGGAAAGAGGCTTTATCGGTCTAGACGGGACCGTATGATTGGTGGTGTAGCTGGCGGGCTTGCGGAGTATTTCGGGGTGGATCCGGTAATCATGCGTCTTATTTGGTTGGTGCTGCTTTTTACTGGGATTGGATTTTTTGCTTATATTGCGGCCTTGATCATTATCCCCGAAGCCTCCGACGAGGAGCCCTTCTCTGGGGAGCCTGGGCACAGCCATCCCGGGGATGCCGGTACCGCAAAACAACTGCTGGGAATTCTTTTGATCGCACTTGGAGTCATATTCTTGGTGCGGAATATGATCCCGAGCTATATCTTCATACAGGTGCGGCGGTTTTTTTGGCCTACCCTGTTGATTGTGTGTGGTGTGGCGCTGATCTGGAACGGTACAAGAAAGGAATAG